Proteins from one Anastrepha obliqua isolate idAnaObli1 chromosome 2, idAnaObli1_1.0, whole genome shotgun sequence genomic window:
- the LOC129237126 gene encoding uncharacterized protein LOC129237126 — protein sequence MSHSNPMRIRVIVIVLLLILTVIGEQQFLSSAAKTTGLSDARLKEIERIRSELSGAFEQEDKNAQGVIVQPTWTVHNDQKPDTKVKTKVEVTQRRIDEVNALRAEIRKGTTQPAKNDAFVKQLVKEFDRQQAGRTALKKAVGSAQDNNGEELLAATEQSNSDGKPNLVEANTQDVHEFDMRKLKRLELSKRRMRETLILKSVEEDFTFNLGDDVQQWAHILHNGTEYFVGRREHNLVIVRKASATYQAGTVLEVGNLVTYLLTYSFWNDAQSQMEGIILVATQDRVIWYRVNNVTGNIELYWQWVVGNTVTGLTYFTADRKDYVIVSTNQSSQTGFYTLNIYQFELSSREFWIAQRMQLEFPCVETTLLNTGRDLILAVPQNHTAAIYTFNPHADNKDYLRFQLKQHIESEGIESVAGFQMGGRSYIAVGGQQPQILLYQQGELVPKTILAHNFGLVELFFPVPVRTYRDDLILLVQHRVDFSTHSITVLETLIWDGEAFETSIPVPCRLGEHTVYGVSCMLDMQRDAGLKGAAYFRRGDEVSLIVPRHKAESGLFRLHTELLPKNSEYFDLQEIFAFLQGWVKEQDDLVAQAEAFLQRPDSDAALAQPDLSKLERLETPELIFDAGDVGEIYVNDYRWTDDDTQIDLDKMITAIEQLTAEVTDPRQRRDATTDELNFDHLEFDNLQVEELLVKQVNGADFYVQDGVLNFDGILNTHDLEVLKRFDAVAARKAENEDEDADEETESETLLVDGNMEFEYINGVSWQEITDNMVLKSGPLNLGQLEVTGQVILENLLSLNALNSFSFPDDFLWTNGSSVSIVQAEKTFTGTLSANTVDTAGLLNGLNISDAITLSAAQEWRGLPTFADLKVTEIFQLNGTTRGRDIDNIPNNPTLKQVNEVEAICNFKQLQVLGNIYLKGHYDNQPLAPLLLDVVQRPVKPETGITVGARKRFSTVEMPPNFKVLDGKLNGISVEQFVTAQTKQNLEISALQAYAYFSNLTLSGRYDGVDMKELMQNAIKIDQPQIALDTDLNFTNILQGDRVEVTTSLNGASITEDYQSIYEDLDIPVAHFELLQAKMANINGDIECANATWHGNQSEPVVQVESLNGTQTGNIYIDELKLAHGLVVDEIQGINASLIWSFLDEIDDLADMILDGKILVDHAIVTGDVLVDKLNQQRFDEDLQLTIVWLNRPNYLSTNLTFNEPLIVDGNLQVEGSYNGKNLPALIADIVFRAPTNDTTTAQVLAPKSFTQSVEVLGDTYVQALNSIPFSDIATKKTISNFRGSVQLYGNLIVDDLELTGALNGYPMSVFSSSIRYDHAVHDFVVQGVVNFNTHQLHLHDLTVLGQLNEMPNMAGFFDELVYKDKICILRGNNTFTGRVSIGKGAYIRNLNGYNLLALFENIVQINEPAPVLIRSPITFKGAVRAQNLLVKDSLKTTHVNGYSLQEWFTDSLRLDRPQEIDKYLMFAPGSLNDNSFYASYLNEIDLSKIVTLHTAQNLSGNITFSELHLNGQIQVQGLVNNVDLLNEYANTLMTHGNQHVITPLTLNSALVRGNLNTTAPINNDKDLREVATLHGAQHIESPLYFEDVITTEIKTNYSVSGIDMNQWFQLALRTQGNLQIITGNWSARTLNVKSGPTLPSYMNNVQLRPMTFGALIRNVREGMDYEDLCEKLRALAKKQQRRGYHLKYLERGFQLELNEVLKVDDDKNATIRAVFVLEKEGKSFIFINTGNQTHIMKWSTENGSYEKVRTFKSGHIDQLIAVEFEQMSNTIDFVTNNARVEGALNYWRLESSSLTMLKAFNKTASEFMYSQLMPSKLYAVYDDTVYAYNLSQLTQSNTWFLPNWLGNDSYRFVPHHSQALMFTNGELILLFNDDEYSMRDKRTSAPSYSLPLFYDRVISPQQSTYNLTESLLKPAASEAHKFRFADFRVVIGHILDDLNYRLRLEVNITQLSIPETDLYDEHLVKDFTAIMEELRKQQIYPNTTFENIEWHVSQLPENPAQILAAHTVQILWRSIVDMKEIQGYLQSSDAADIAAVTAIMDRLGTTVRDVLILANSKAINDHKVAAHEWELNAVIQCIRSLQSYLKKTVQLLEAQTLRKAKESLKTVYEDLEMSASIEEVHSKVQETLINFNTLTIGNATWLKFHNKNLPTEGNGEILPISVGAHETPLELLAVTVNAPQLVGAQQAEVVLYLDVINGIRFQTISAHRPRSLITFRIATETLIAFVEDCCTIRVFVYRGVQGFIEFASFKSDVSVLKIFAAKLYGSDGLVQKPHLGVAHAKGVLFYRFVGAGSLLRQPANLLCN from the exons ATGTCGCATAGCAATCCGATGCGCATAAGAGTAATTGTAATTGTGCTTTTACTCATTCTAACCGTAATTGGGGAG CAACAATTTCTCAGCTCGGCTGCTAAAACCACTGGTTTGTCAGATGCCCGACTGAAGGAGATTGAAAGGATACGTAGCGAACTGAGTGGTGCTTTTGAACAGGAGGATAAAAATGCGCAG GGCGTCATAGTCCAGCCCACCTGGACGGTTCATAATGATCAAAAACCAGATACTAAAGTTAAAACTAAAGTCGAGGTAACTCAACGGCGCATCGACGAGGTGAATGCGCTACGCGCCGAAATAAGAAAAGGCACCACTCAGCCAGCGAAAAATGACGCCTTTGTCAAGCAGCTGGTAAAGGAATTTGATAGGCAACAAGCGGGTCGCACAGCGCTTAAGAAAGCCGTTGGCTCGGCACAAGACAATAACGGCGAAGAGCTTCTGGCCGCCACTGAGCAGAGCAACTCAGATGGTAAACCCAACTTGGTGGAAGCCAACACTCAGGATGTCCATGAATTTGATATGCGTAAACTGAAGCGTCTGGAGCTGTCGAAGCGGCGAATGCGCGAAACTTTGATACTCAAATCTGTGGAGGAAGACTTCACATTCAATTTGGGCGATGATGTGCAACAATGGGCGCATATACTGCACAACGGTACGGAATACTTTGTTGGACGTCGAGAGCATAATCTGGTAATTGTGCGTAAAGCAAGCGCCACATACCAGGCGGGTACAGTTCTGGAGGTGGGAAATCTCGTAACGTACCTACTCACTTACTCTTTTTGGAATGATGCGCAGTCACAGATGGAAGGTATTATACTTGTGGCTACACAAGATCGTGTGATTTGGTATAGGGTTAATAATGTGACTGGAAATATTGAATTGTACTGGCAATGGGTGGTGGGCAATACCGTTACTGGGCTCACTTACTTTACAGCCGATAGAAAAGATTATGTAATTGTGTCAACAAATCAGTCCTCCCAAACTGGCTTTTATACGCTGAATATTTACCAGTTTGAGCTCTCTTCGCGAGAATTTTGGATTGCTCAACGTATGCAATTAGAATTTCCTTGCGTCGAAACCACTTTGCTCAATACGGGCCGTGATCTAATACTTGCCGTGCCACAAAATCACACAGCTGCCATATACACGTTTAACCCGCATGCGGACAACAAAGATTACTTGCGGTTTCAACTTAAGCAACACATTGAATCCGAAGGTATTGAGTCCGTGGCTGGTTTCCAAATGGGTGGACGCAGCTATATCGCAGTCGGTGGTCAGCAGCCGCAGATTTTACTTTATCAGCAGGGTGAGCTGGTGCCCAAAACGATACTTGCGCACAATTTTGGCCTGGTAGAGTTGTTCTTCCCTGTGCCGGTACGTACCTATCGCGATGATCTGATACTGCTCGTGCAACACCGCGTCGATTTCAGCACACACAGTATTACAGTACTCGAGACTCTGATATGGGATGGGGAGGCTTTTGAGACCAGCATACCGGTACCCTGCAGGCTTGGTGAGCACACAGTTTACGGCGTCAGTTGCATGTTGGACATGCAACGCGACGCTGGCTTGAAAGGTGCGGCCTACTTTCGGCGCGGCGATGAAGTATCGCTCATTGTGCCGCGTCACAAAGCCGAGTCTGGTCTGTTTAGGTTGCACACAGAGCTGCTGCCAAAAAATTCGGAATATTTCGACTTACAGGAAATTTTCGCCTTCCTACAAGGTTGGGTAAAAGAGCAAGATGACTTGGTGGCACAAGCGGAAGCATTCCTCCAAAGGCCTGATAGCGACGCGGCACTCGCACAACCTGATCTTTCAAAACTAGAAAGACTAGAAACACCAGAATTGATTTTCGACGCAGGTGATGTAGGCGAAATCTATGTAAATGATTACCGCTGGACGGATGACGATACACAAATTGATCTTGATAAAATGATAACAGCTATAGAACAATTGACGGCGGAGGTGACCGACCCAAGGCAGAGGCGTGATGCCACTACTGATGAGTTGAATTTTGATCATTTGGAATTCGATAACTTGCAAGTCGAAGAACTGTTGGTGAAGCAAGTAAATGGTGCAGATTTTTACGTGCAAGATGGAGTGCTTAATTTCGATGGTATCTTGAATACGCACGACTTAGAAGTCTTGAAACGTTTCGATGCAGTTGCGGCGCGCAAAGCAGAAAATGAGGATGAGGATGCGGATGAAGAAACGGAAAGCGAGACATTGTTGGTCGATGGTAATATGGAGTTCGAGTATATTAATGGTGTGAGCTGGCAGGAAATAACGGATAATATGGTGTTAAAGAGTGGTCCGCTTAACTTGGGGCAGTTGGAAGTGACTGGG CAAGTGATACTCGAAAACCTGTTGTCGCTGAATGCATTGAACTCATTCAGCTTCCCAGATGACTTTCTCTGGACTAATGGCTCCTCAGTTAGCATTGTGCAGGCAGAGAAAACTTTTACAGGCACGCTGAGTGCAAATACCGTGGACACCGCAGGTTTGCTGAACGGCTTAAACATTTCAGATGCCATTACATTGAGTGCTGCACAAGAATGGCGTGGTCTGCCTACTTTTGCCGATCTCAAAGTTACAGAGATCTTTCAA CTCAATGGTACAACACGCGGCCGGGACATTGACAATATACCAAACAATCCGACGCTGAAGCAAGTAAACGAAGTGGAGGCCATATGCAACTTTAAGCAGTTACAAGTGCTTGGTAACATTTATCTGAAGGGTCATTATGACAATCAACCGCTAGCGCCTCTGCTACTCGATGTGGTGCAGCGTCCCGTTAAGCCGGAAACTGGTATCACCGTAGGCGCTAGAAAGCGCTTTAGCACTGTGGAAATGCCACCGAACTTTAAAGTGCTGGATGGCAAACTGAATGGCATATCAGTGGAACAGTTCGTAACTGCGCAAACCAAACAGAATTTGGAGATATCAGCTTTGCAGGCGTATGCTTATTTTTCCAATCTCACGCTTAGCGGTCGCTACGACGGCGTGGATATGAAGGAGCTTATGCAGAATGCAATCAAAATCGATCAGCCGCAAATCGCATTGGACACAGACttaaatttcacaaatattttgcaaGGCGATAGAGTCGAAGTCACAACTAGTCTGAATGGTGCTTCCATAACCGAGGACTATCAAAGCATATATGAAGATCTGGATATACCAGTGGCGCACTTTGAGCTACTGCAGGCTAAAATGGCCAACATAAATGGTGATATTGAATGCGCCAATGCAACATGGCATGGTAATCAGTCTGAACCGGTTGTACAGGTAGAGAGCCTCAACGGCACGCAAACCGGCAACATTTACATAGATGAGCTTAAACTTGCGCACGGACTGGTTGTTGATGAAATACAAGGCATTAATGCCTCTTTGATTTGGAGTTTTCTCGATGAGATCGACGATTTGGCTGATATGATTTTAGATGGTAAAATTTTGGTGGACCACGCCATAGTCACAGGTGACGTGCTTGTGGATAAATTGAATCAGCAGCGCTTCGATGAGGACTTGCAATTGACTATCGTTTGGTTGAATCGCCCCAACTATCTAAGCACCAACCTAACATTTAACGAGCCTTTAATCGTAGATGGCAATCTGCAAGTTGAAGGCAGTTACAATGGCAAAAATCTGCCAGCGCTTATTGCTGATATAGTCTTTCGCGCGCCCACCAATGACACCACCACAGCTCAAGTGTTGGCTCCCAAAAGTTTCACGCAAAGCGTGGAAGTCTTGGGCGACACTTATGTGCAGGCCTTGAATAGCATACCGTTCAGCGATATCGCCACcaagaaaacaatttccaaCTTCCGTGGTTCGGTACAACTCTATGGCAATCTTATCGTAGACGATCTAGAGCTCACTGGTGCTCTTAATGGTTATCCAATGTCTGTCTTCAGCAGCTCCATACGTTACGATCATGCAGTGCATGATTTTGTAGTGCAAGGCGTGGTAAACTTCAATACTCATCAATTGCACTTACATGATCTCACTGTTTTGGGACAACTTAATGAAATGCCTAACATGGCGGGCTTCTTCGACGAACTGGTTTACAAAGATAAAATTTGTATCTTAAGAGGAAATAACACCTTCACGGGACGCGTTTCTATTGGTAAGGGCGCTTATATACGCAATTTGAATGGCTACAATCTATTGGCGCTATTTGAAAACATCGTCCAAATCAACGAACCCGCACCTGTGCTGATAAGGTCACCCATAACATTCAAGGGTGCAGTGCGCGCGCAAAATTTGTTGGTGAAAGATTCGCTTAAGACAACTCATGTGAACGGGTATTCATTGCAGGAGTGGTTCACAGACTCTTTGCGGCTAGATCGACCACAGGAGATAGATA AGTATCTCATGTTCGCACCGGGCAGCTTAAACGACAACAGTTTCTACGCCAGTTATTTGAACGAGATTGACCTATCGAAAATTGTTACCTTACATACAGCACAAAATCTCTCGGGTAACATTACATTCTCCGAACTCCATTTGAATGGACAAATTCAAGTACAGGGCTTGGTTAACAATGTCGATTTGCTGAATGAGTATGCAAATACTTTAATG ACTCATGGTAACCAACATGTTATAACACCACTCACGCTTAACTCCGCTTTAGTACGAGGAAATCTGAACACCACGGCGCCAATAAATAATGATAAAGACTTAAGAGAAGTGGCAACGCTTCATGGCGCACAGCATATTGAATCGCCGCTCTATTTCGAAGATGTGATAACAACGGAAATAAAAACCAACTACAGCGTGTCTGGTATAGACATGAATCAATGGTTCCAGCTTGCGCTGCGCACGCAGGGCAATCTACAGATTATCACCGGCAACTGGAGTGCACGCACATTGAACGTCAAATCGGGACCAACATTGCCCAGCTATATGAACAACGTACAACTAAGGCCTATGACATTTGGTGCACTGATACGTAACGTGCGGGAAGGTATGGATTATGAGGATTTGTGTGAGAAATTGCGAGCTTTAGCGAAGAAACAACAGAGACGTGGCTATCACTTGAAATACTTGGAACGGGGATTTCAGTTGGAATTGAATGAAGTGCTTAAGGTGGATGACGATAAAAATGCGACTATACGCGCGGTTTTCGTTTTGGAAAAAGAAGGCaagagttttattttcataaataccgGTAATCAAACGCATATAATGAAATGGAGTACAGAGAATGGGAGCTATGAAAAAGTCAGAACGTTCAAATCTGGGCACATCGACCAATTAATCGCGGTGGAGTTTGAGCAAATGTCCAATACCATTGATTTTGTTACGAACAACGCGCGCGTCGAAGGCGCACTCAATTATTGGCGACTAGAGAGCTCTAGTCTTACAATGTTGAAGGCCTTCAACAAAACCGCCTCCGAGTTCATGTATTCACAACTAATGCCTAGCAAGTTGTACGCTGTATACGATGATACTGTATATGCCTACAATTTGAGCCAACTCACCCAATCGAATACCTGGTTTCTGCCCAACTGGCTGGGCAATGACAGCTATCGCTTTGTGCCACACCACTCACAAGCGCTGATGTTCACCAATGGTGAGCTGATACTGCTCTTCAACGATGATGAGTACAGTATGCGCGACAAACGCACCTCCGCGCCAAGCTACAGTTTGCCACTTTTCTACGACCGTGTGATTAGTCCACAACAATCAACATACAATCTCACTGAATCGCTGCTCAAGCCAGCTGCCTCAGAGGCACACAAATTCCGGTTCGCGGATTTCCGCGTCGTCATTGGACACATACTCGATGACTTGAATTATCGCCTGCGTCTCGAGGTGAATATCACACAACTCAGCATACCAGAGACGGATCTGTATGATGAGCATTTGGTGAAGGACTTTACAGCTATAATGGAAGAGCTTAGAAAACAGCAAATCTATCCGAATACAACCTTTGAGAACATCGAATGGCACGTTTCGCAGTTACCTGAAAATCCAGCACAAATCTTGGCGGCACATACCGTGCAAATCTTATGGCGGAGCATAGTTGATATGAAAGAAATACAAGGTTACTTGCAGAGCAGTGATGCAGCAGATATTGCGGCAGTTACGGCCATAATGGACCGCTTGGGCACAACTGTGCGTGATGTGCTCATATTGGCCAATAGCAAAGCGATAAATGACCACAAAGTGGCAGCGCATGAGTGGGAATTGAACGCAGTGATTCAGTGCATACGTAGTCTGCAAAGTTACTTGAAAAAAACAGTGCAGCTACTCGAAGCGCAAACTCTCAGAAAAGCTAAGGAATCATTGAAAACAGTTTATGAGGACCTGGAAATGTCTGCTAGCATAGAAGAAGTGCATTCCAAAGTGCAGGAGACGCTCATCAACTTCAACACACTTACAATAGGCAATGCGACCTGGCTGAAatttcacaataaaaatttgcctaCTGAAGGCAATGGTGAAATTTTACCCATCTCAGTGGGTGCGCATGAAACACCGCTAGAACTTTTGGCCGTCACTGTGAATGCACCACAACTTGTGGGTGCTCAACAAGCTGAAGTAGTTCTGTATTTGGATGTGATAAACGGCATACGTTTCCAAACTATAAGCGCTCACAGACCACGTTCGCTGATCACCTTTCGAATAGCCACCGAAACCTTGATTGCTTTCGTCGAAGACTGTTGTACGATACGCGTGTTCGTCTATCGTGGCGTGCAGGGTTTCATAGAGTTCGCGAGCTTTAAAAGTGACGTGAGCGTATTAAAAATATTCGCTGCTAAGCTGTATGGTAGTGATGGGCTGGTTCAAAAACCGCACTTGGGCGTCGCGCATGCCAAAGGTGTGTTATTCTATCGCTTCGTAGGAGCGGGCTCGTTACTGCGCCAGCCTGCGAATCTTCTTTGTAATTAA